A window of Sagittula sp. P11 genomic DNA:
GCTTGAAGGCCCCGTCCGGATCCTTCCCGTATTCCCACCCCGATTTCCATTCTCCGTCGACAAGTCTGCCCATGGTGTCCTCCTGTGCGTTACACCAGAGCTAGAGCGCCCGCGCCCCGAGGAAAATCCTTGGTCCCGCAGGGCGGGGGTGCACCTGCGCACATGAACGCCTGCCCAAGCGGCCTTTGCGTGCCGCCGCACAATTTCATCGGCGACAGCCCTTCCCGTGTTAACCTTGGTTTACGAATCGTTAACCAGTCCCATTTCAACGAAGGTTATTGTCCGATGAAACTCGCGATCTTGATGTTCGCTGCCGCGCTCCTCCTGCCGATGGCACAAGGCGCCCAGGCCCATGACCTGGTGACACCCGCCACCCCGCAGATCTCCACCCCTGGACCGGAACACGGTGGCGGATGCCGCAAGGACTCGCCGCGCGGCCAGTGCTGCCACGCAGGCTCCAAGCCGTACCATTGCCACTAAGGCCCGGGCGCGGCGTCAGCGCCGGCTGATCCAGTGCCAGAGGCCGATCAGCAGGAGCGCGCCAAGCGTCGCGCCCACCAGCCCCGCGGCCATGCCGGTCAGCACCAAAAGGAACCGCAGCACCAGCCCGCCCAAGAGCGCGCCGAGGATGCCGATGCTGATGGTGGTGACGATGCTCGTCTCCATCCCGAGGATGCGGGTCGCGATGAACCCGGCTGCGGCACCGATGATGACGAGGAAGACAAGCGACACGGGGCCTACCGCCTCCGGTCGCCGCGCCGTCCGACGCGGCCACGGTAATGCGTCGGCACGATCAGCAGGGCACCGACGGACGACACGATGGCGTTCAGCCCCGGGCTGCGGAAGCCGATGCCGAACATGATCTGCACGAAGTAGAACAGGAAAGCGCCGCCGATGCAGATGATGATCGACGGCAGGATGCCGTTCCGGGTGAACCCCGTCTTCTCCGACGCGTAACCGATGATGCCCGCGATCACAACCGTGCCGATCAGGACTGGAAACATGAGCAGGACTCCTTTGCGCAGACTATGGGGGCTCGCCGCGCGGCTGCCAAGTCCCGCCTGACCTCAGGTGCCGAACGCGGTGCCCTTCGGCAGCGGCAGGCCGTTCAGGAAGGTCTCCGCGTCCTGCGCCGACCTTCCCGCCCTCTGCGCCTCGGTGACGCGAAGGGCGCCGGTGCCGCAGGCGACGGTGAACCGGTCGTCGAGCGTGGTGCCCGCCGCCCCCTCGCCCGCGGCAGGGACCGCGGCCAACAGCTTGACCCGGTCGCCGTTCAGCGTCGTCCATGCGCCGGGAAAGGGCGACAAGCCGTTGATCTGCCGGACGATCGTGGCGGCATCGCCGGACCAGTCGATCGCCGCCTCCGCCTTGTCGATCTTGCTGGCATAGGTCACGCCCTCCTCGGGCTGCGGAACGGGTACGAGGTCGGGCAACCGCTCCAGCGCCTCGACGATCAGCGCCGAGCCGATCAGCGACAGCCGGTCGTGCAACTGGCCCGTGGTCTCCCCTGACGCGATGGGCGTGGCCTTGCGCAGCAGCACCGGGCCAGTGTCCAGCCCCGCCTCCATCTGCATGATGCAGACGCCGGTCTCCGCATCGCCCGCCATGATCGCCCGATGGATCGGCGCCGCCCCCCGCCAGCGCGGCAGAAGCGAAGCATGGATGTTGAGACACCCGTGCTCCGGCGCGTCGAGCACCGCCTGCGGCAGGATCAGCCCGTAGGCCACGACCACCGCAACCTCGGCCCGAAGCCCCGCAAACGCCTCCTGCGCCTCGGCGGATTTCAGCGAAACCGGATGCCGGACAGGCAGCCCCAGCTCCGCCGCGCGCGCATGCACGGGCGTGGGCCGGTCCTTCTTCCCCCGCCCCGCCGGGCGCGGCGGCTGGCAATAGACACAGACGACCTCGTGCCCGGCCTCGACCAGCGCATCGAGCACCGGCACCGAAAACTCCGGGGTTCCCATGAAGACCAGCCGCATCGAAATCTCCTTCCGGGCAAGAGGCGGCGCAAAGCCCCGCCCTACATCACGCGGCCCTGCTTGGCCCATCGCCCGCGCCGTGACAAGCCGATTGCCGGAAGGGGGCTCCGCCCCCCGGCCTGCGGCCTCCCCCCGAGGTATTTCGACAAGGTGAAGCGAATGGCGCGCGCTGCCCTTCATCTTGGTGCAAATACCTCGGGGGAGCTGCGGAGCAGCGGGGGCGGAGCCCCATCGCGCCCTGCAGGGCGCGCCTGTCGGCGCGCCTCATGTCTTTTCGAAGAAAAGGCGGGCCGGCGAGACGAGCCCTACGTTTTGCGCGCCTTGCGGATCAGCATGTCGCGTTTCACCTTGGACAGCCGGTCGAAGTACATCCGCCCGTTCAGGTGATCGATCTGGTGTTGCACCGAGGTGGCCCAGAGGCCGACGAAATCCCGTTCTACCCGCGTGCCCATCTCGTCCAGGTAGGCGACCGTCACGGCGCGGGGACGGGATACTTTGGCCCAGACGCCCGGCAGGTTGGGGCTGCCTTCCTCGTGGTCGCGCAGTTGCACCGAGGCGTGCAGGATTTCCGGGTTGGCCATGCGCACCGCCTCGCCGCGGGTGTCGGAGGCGTCGACCACCGCCAGCCGCAGCATCACGCCGATCTGCGGCGCGGCAAGGCCCACGCCCGGCATCGCCTCCATCGTGTCGATCATGTCGGTCCAGATGGCGCGGATCTCGTCGGTGACGGCCTCCACCGGCGCGGCGACCGTCCTGAGGCGCTTGTCGGGCCAGGGCACGAAGGGGCGGACGGTCATCGCAGGGCCTCGTATTCGGAAAGCAGCGCGCCGCGTTCCGCCAGCGGCAGGTGCTGAAAGTGCATCACCCCGTCGAGGTGATCGGTTTCGTGCTGGGCGATGCGGGCGGCGGCGCCGGTCAGCACGACCTCATGCGTCTTGTCGTCGAGGTCGGTGTAGCGCAGCCTGATCCGCGTTGGTCGGGTAACCATGACCGACACGCCGGGCATCGACAGGCAGGCTTCCTCGCCGGCCTCTTCGGGGCCGTCCAGCGGCTCCACCACCGGGTTGATGCAGACCATCGGCGTCTTCTCCCCGTCCTTCCAGGTCGCGTCCATCACGAACAGCCGCGACCGCACGCCCACCTGCGGCGCGGCGAGGCCGCGGCCCGGGGCGGCGTACATCGTCTCGAACATGTCGCCCGCCAGCCGCGCCACGGCAGAGGGCGCGCGCACCAGCATCGACGCCGCGCGCAGCCCGGTGTCCGGCCAGGTGAGGATCGGCAGCAGGCTCACGCCTTCTCCCGCGCGCGTTCCTTCTTCAGCTTGACCATCTTGCGGGTGATCATCTGACGCCGGAGCGGCTTGAGGTAGTCGATGAAGAGCTTGCCGTCGAGGTGGTCGATCTCGTGCTGGACACAGGTCGCCCAGAGGCCGTCGAAGGTTTCGGTCCGAAGCACGCCGTCGCGGTCAAGCCATTCCACGTCCACGACCTTGGGGCGCTCCACCTCGGCGTATTGCTCGGGAATGGACAGGCAGCCTTCCTCGTAGACGTTCTGCTCCTCCGACGAGGCGATGACGCGCGGGTTGAACATCACCAGCGGGCGGGCGTCCTCCCCGTTGTCGGACTTGGAGCAGTCGAGCACGATCAGCCGCGACAGCACGCCGATCTGCGGCGCGGCCAGCCCGATGCCCGGCGCGTCGTACATGGTTTCCAGCATGTCGTCGGCCAGCACGCGCAGATCGTCCGACAGGTCGGGCACGGGATCGCAGACCTTTTTCAGGCGCGGGTCGGGATGGATGAGGATGGAGCGCTTCATGCGCCGGGATTTAGGGAAATGTGCGCCTTCGCGCAAGCATCGGGGTTGCACCTGCGGATCAGTTGGCTAGCGTCCGCGGCAAAACTGCAGGAGATGCCGCCGCCATGAGCCGCTTTGACGAAGAGATCGACCGCCAGGGAACCCATTCGGTCAAATGGGACATGATGGAAAGCATCTACGGCGTGCCCTCGGACGAAGGTCTTGCGATGTGGGTGGCGGACATGGACTTCCGCCCGCCCGACTGCGTGCAGGCCGCCGTGCAGCGCATGGCCGACCACGGGCTTTACGGC
This region includes:
- a CDS encoding GlsB/YeaQ/YmgE family stress response membrane protein, giving the protein MSLVFLVIIGAAAGFIATRILGMETSIVTTISIGILGALLGGLVLRFLLVLTGMAAGLVGATLGALLLIGLWHWISRR
- the fmt gene encoding methionyl-tRNA formyltransferase — protein: MRLVFMGTPEFSVPVLDALVEAGHEVVCVYCQPPRPAGRGKKDRPTPVHARAAELGLPVRHPVSLKSAEAQEAFAGLRAEVAVVVAYGLILPQAVLDAPEHGCLNIHASLLPRWRGAAPIHRAIMAGDAETGVCIMQMEAGLDTGPVLLRKATPIASGETTGQLHDRLSLIGSALIVEALERLPDLVPVPQPEEGVTYASKIDKAEAAIDWSGDAATIVRQINGLSPFPGAWTTLNGDRVKLLAAVPAAGEGAAGTTLDDRFTVACGTGALRVTEAQRAGRSAQDAETFLNGLPLPKGTAFGT
- the def gene encoding peptide deformylase, producing MTVRPFVPWPDKRLRTVAAPVEAVTDEIRAIWTDMIDTMEAMPGVGLAAPQIGVMLRLAVVDASDTRGEAVRMANPEILHASVQLRDHEEGSPNLPGVWAKVSRPRAVTVAYLDEMGTRVERDFVGLWATSVQHQIDHLNGRMYFDRLSKVKRDMLIRKARKT
- the def gene encoding peptide deformylase yields the protein MSLLPILTWPDTGLRAASMLVRAPSAVARLAGDMFETMYAAPGRGLAAPQVGVRSRLFVMDATWKDGEKTPMVCINPVVEPLDGPEEAGEEACLSMPGVSVMVTRPTRIRLRYTDLDDKTHEVVLTGAAARIAQHETDHLDGVMHFQHLPLAERGALLSEYEALR
- the def gene encoding peptide deformylase, with the protein product MKRSILIHPDPRLKKVCDPVPDLSDDLRVLADDMLETMYDAPGIGLAAPQIGVLSRLIVLDCSKSDNGEDARPLVMFNPRVIASSEEQNVYEEGCLSIPEQYAEVERPKVVDVEWLDRDGVLRTETFDGLWATCVQHEIDHLDGKLFIDYLKPLRRQMITRKMVKLKKERAREKA